Proteins encoded together in one Cataglyphis hispanica isolate Lineage 1 chromosome 17, ULB_Chis1_1.0, whole genome shotgun sequence window:
- the LOC126855948 gene encoding E3 ubiquitin-protein ligase HECTD1 isoform X2: MADVDPETLLEWLSMGQGDERDMQLIALEQLCMLLLMSDNVDRCFECCPPRTFLPALCRIFLDELVPDSVLEVTARAITYYLDVSAECTRRVVAMEGAVKAICSRLSGAGLGSRASRDLAEQCIKVLELVCAREAGAVFEAGGLPCALCFIREHGARVHRDTLHSAMAVVTRLCGKVEPQDKALPDCVEALSVLLRHEDAHVADGALRCFASLADRFSRRGIDPAPLASNGLVSELLYRLSNAAGPGTSTTATCSNPKTPPPSSTITTVPAPEPKSCASVSTIISLLSTLCRGSPSITHDLLRSELPDAIEKALKGDERCALDSMRLIDLLLVLLFEGRLALGRSTTGGPSGPLLPRLRRLDSAGEKSHRQLIDCIRSKDTDALIEAIDTGGIEVNFMDDVGQTLLNWASAFGTQEMVEFLCDRGADVNKGQRSSSLHYAACFGRPAIAKVLLRHGANPDLRDEDGKTPLDKARERVDEGHREVAAILQSPGEWMLPPSQEHRKLETEIEEFTEPKGDPEMAPVYLKRLLPVFCATFQSTMLPSVRKASLSLIRKMVHYIQPELLIETCRSDKTGGCGAMLVEVIANVLDNEELEIKAPLSSPMAFKMFGPKLLGFTTRKSCCNYILDKTEDEDGHLVVLQMIQDLMIKGKDEFLEHFARLGVFSKVAALAGPQEITPEPETESNQSGDDQRMEDAKELLIGRAYHWRDWCICRGRDCLYIWSDAAALELSNGSNGWFRFILDGKLATMYSSGSPEGGTDTSENRGEFLEKLQRARSQLKVNFVSQPVLSRPGTTRLVVGNWALSSRKESELCIHNSDGQQQATILREDLPGFIFESNRGTKHSFTAETSLGPEFAAGWTGKRGKRLRSKIEAIKQKVKVQAQEIYERYFKVAQAQPRGVVAKLGTIVSQIEKASQKQQSGNREWRNVLQSALEQLKVLLNEEGRVSAYELHSSGLVQALLALLAAPSGPSPPTLRATKLRMQRITVFNSCFQTKDTNKEHNSAKILVHKLVSVLESIEKLPVYLYDTPGSGYGLQILTRRLRFRLEKASGESALIDRSGRSLKMEPLSTIQQLENHLLKMVAKQWHDHDRSTFTFVKKLKEENRIIFKYQHDFDENGLLYWIGTNAKTCPEWVNPAQYGLVVITSSDGRNLPYGHLEDILSRDPSALNCHTNDDKRAWFSIDLGVWIIPNAYTLRHARGYGRSALRNWMFQASKDGVTWITLYAHVDDCSLNEPGSTATWTLEPPSEETQGWRHLRLQQIGKNASGQTHYLSVSGFEVYGEVTGVCEDLGRAAKEAEAGVRKQRRFIKTQVLKHLVAGVRVARGLDWKWRDQDGVPPGEGTVTGELHNGWIDVTWDHGGSNSYRMGAEGKYDLRLVGTSLETDSTIKCKSGVLTGRKSNSTPSLPDCTDTAMRSSVASTDQAASADNLAAKQAAESIAESVLSVARAEAVVAVTGESGANSTGELSVVLHPRPDTAVTSDLATIVESLTLNTDCPVNSTSNRASSSKPLFATIRGNKASGGLLSLETAEVLDRMREGADRLRNNTNSFLSGELLGLVPVRISVSGESDENSLRIKSVPRHHPTGITDVAKDCITREKEASSSTQNTTGNCPVVVTNPMSVSVPNLACSDANNTLESTAATGLLETFAAMARRRTLGPTGGQHLASNSSTSSNPRGPNSVSSLVRLALSPNFPGGLLSTAQSYPSLTSSGQVAGSGVTTTTGPGLGQALTMSLTSTSSDSEQVSLEDFLESCGGVATSSAGGGRTTGGPTLLTELEDDEDGVLEEEEDNEENDQEEEDEENEEEGDGCEGEYEEVMVSRNLLAAFMEEEAPQSSKRRAWDDEFVLKRQFSALIPAFDPRPGRTNINQTTDLEVPPPGSEAQVNSRIGTLPMPRLSLSLKGPGFPGIPDIEIPLLDPHASIFQAVQELMQLTELGSRQEKLKRIWEPTYTIIYKEARDEESSGRATPIVTLYSRNLTQNANACTMEDVLQLLRHVFVLSTSRDDGISLEQEESNDTTYWLHPDDFTSKKITNKIVQQIQDPLALAAGALPNWCEELARSCPFLLPFETRRLYFSCTAFGASRSIVWLQTQRDAILERQRAPGLSPRRDDSHEFRVGRLKHERVSVPRGEKLLDWAEQVLKVHASRKSILEVAFVGEEGTGLGPTLEFFALVAAELQRKDLGLWLCDDAADDNGIQILSEEQMCVSEEKIRPVGYYVTRTSGLFPAPLPQDSAACDRAVRYFWFLGVFLAKVLQDNRLVDLPLSRPFLKLMCRGDISNNVNEKIGLTGITQDSMSSSMSSSFISEEGETDAAYSSLEPCPWYAGLLDIEDLAEVDPVRGEFLKEIQNAISKRDRTFSDGINSTDEELSLYITHSSGTSVAIEDLTLTMTYSPSSKVFQHDHVELVKGGSDIAVTIENAKEYTNLTINYCLNQGIYRQLEAFKSGFSKVFPMEKLHVFSPEEMRAMLCGEQNPQWTREDLLNYTEPKLGYTKESPGFQRFVNVLLSLTGSERKAFLQFATGCSALPPGGLCNLHPRLTVVRKVDAGSGGYPSVNTCVHYLKLPEYPTEDILKERLLAATRERGFHLN, from the exons atggCAGATGTCGATCCTGAAACTTTGTTGGAATGGCTCAGTATGGGCCAAGGAGACGAAAGGGACATGCAGTTAATTGCATTAGAACAATTATGCATGCTGTTACTCATGTCCGATAATGTTGATCGTTGCTTTGAatg ttGTCCTCCGCGCACATTCCTCCCAGCACTTTGCAGAATTTTTCTCGATGAATTAGTGCCAGACAGCGTGTTGGAAGTGACTGCTCGAGCTATTACATATTACTTGGATGTTTCCGCGGAATGTACGCGCAGAGTGGTTGCTATGGAAGGCGCAGTGAAGGCTATTTGCAGTCGACTTTCTGGTGCTGGACTTGGCTCCAGAGCCAGTCGGGATTTAGCAGAACAATGTATAaag gTATTAGAACTTGTATGTGCGAGAGAAGCAGGCGCTGTATTTGAGGCTGGTGGACTACCTTGTGCGTTGTGCTTTATCCGAGAACATGGAGCGCGCGTACATCGGGATACTTTGCATTCAGCAATGGCAGTCGTTACCCGTCTATGCGGCAAAGTTGAACCTCAGGATAAGGCTTTACCCGATTGCGTCGAGGCTCTATCGGTGTTACTCAGACACGAGGATGCTCACGTTGCAGATGGAGCACTTCGTTGCTTTGCATCACTGGCGGATAGGTTCTCCAGAAGGGGAATCGATCCTGCTCCATTAGCATCAAATGGATTAGTTTCTGAACTTTTATATCG GTTGTCAAATGCAGCAGGACCTGGCACATCCACTACAGCGACTTGCAGCAATCCAAAAACGCCGCCACCATCTAGTACCATAACCACAGTTCCAGCTCCAGAACCAAAATCCTGTGCTTCTGTTTCGACCATAATTAGTCTCTTGTCAACACTTTGTAGAGGATCACCGTCAATTACGCACGATCTTTTACGTTCGGAATTACCAGATGCAATAGAAAAGGCACTAAAAGGAGACGAACGATGCGCTCTCGACTCTATGAGGTTGATAGATCTTCTATTAGTTTTACTGTTTGAAGGTAGATTAGCATTGGGTCGCAGCACTACCGGTGGTCCATCTGGTCCTTTGTTACCAAGATTGAGACGTTTAGATAGCGCTGGAGAGAAATCACATAGACAATTAATTGATTGCATACGCTCGAAAGATACGGATGCTTTGATAGAAGCAATCGATACAGGTGGGATTGAAGTTAATTTTATGGACGATGTTGGGCAAACTTTGCTCAATTGGGCTTCAGCATTTGGTACTCAAGAGATGGTCGAATTCTTGTGCGATAGAGGAGCAGATGTTAATAAAGGTCAGCGATCGTCCAGTCTACATTATGCAGCTTGTTTTGGAAGACCAGCTATTGCCAAAGTTTTACTTAGACACGGTGCTAATCCTGATTTGCGAGACGAAGATGGTAAAACACCTTTGGATAAAGCCAGAGAACGTGTTGATGAAGGACACAGAGAAGTTGCAGCCATTTTACAATCACCTGGAGAATGGATGTTACCACCAAGTCAAGAACATAGAAAACTTGAGACAGAAATAGAAGAATTTACAGAACCTAAAGGAGATCCTGAAATGGCGCCTGtttatttaaagagattatTGCCAGTGTTTTGTGCAACCTTTCAGTCAACTATGTTACCGAGTGTTAGAAAAGCGAGTTTAAGTTTGATCAGAAAAATGGTGCATTACATCCAACCAGAATTGCTTATAGAAACATGTAGATCTGACAAAACCGGGGGATGTGGAGCCATGCTTGTCGAAGTAATAGCCAATGTTTTAGATAATGAG GAACTTGAAATAAAGGCGCCATTATCATCACCTATGGCTTTTAAGATGTTTGGTCCAAAATTACTCGGCTTTACGACTCGCAAGTCTTGTTGCAACTACATTCTCGATAAGACG GAAGATGAAGACGGTCATTTAGTTGTCCTGCAAATGATACAAGATTTGATGATTAAAGGCAAAGATGAATTCTTAGAACATTTCGCACGTTTAGGAGTATTTTCAAAAGTTGCCGCTTTAGCCGGACCACAAGAAATTACACCTGAACCAGAAACAGAATCAAATCAATCAGGAGATGATCAAAGAATGGAAGatgcaaaagaattattaataggtAGAGCGTATCATTGGAGAGACTGGTGTATATGTAGAGGACGTGATTGCTTATACATTTGGTCCGATGCAGCGGCTTTAGAACTATCGAATGGCAGCAACGGATGGTTTAGATTTATTCTTGATGGCAAACTGGCAACTATGTATTCCAGCGGAAGTCCGGAAGGTGGGACGGATACATCAG aaaatcgTGGTGAATTTCTGGAGAAACTGCAAAGGGCGCGTAGTCAATTAAAAGTAAACTTTGTAAGTCAGCCTGTGCTTTCTCGACCTGGCACTACACGGCTGGTTGTAGGAAATTGGGCATTATCCAGTAGAAAGGAGAGtgaattatgtatacataatagtGATGGTCAACAACAGGCAACTATTTTAAGAGAAGATTTGCCaggttttatttttgaatcaaATAGAGGTACAAAGCACTCTTTCACGGCAGAAACAAGTTTAG GTCCAGAATTTGCAGCAGGTTGGACTggtaaaagaggaaaaagattgAGATCTAAAATTGAAgcaattaaacaaaaagtCAAAGTGCAAGCGCAAGAAATATATGAACGTTATTTTAAAGTAGCTCAAGCTCAACCACGTGGAGTAGTTGCTAAACTTGGTACTATTGTTAGTCAAATAGAGAAAGCATCTCAGAAACAACAATCTGGAAATCGTGAGTGGCGTAATGTGTTGCAATCCGCATTAGAGCAgcttaaagtattattaaatgagGAAGGTCGAGTATCTGCATACGAATTACACTCCAGCGGTCTTGTGCAAGCGTTACTCGCTTTGTTGGCTGCGCCTTCTGGACCCTCACCACCAACATTGAGGGCGACTAAACTTAGGATGCAGAGAATAACTGTGTTTAATAGCTGTTTTCAGACAAAAGATACGAATAAGGAACATAATTCTGCTAAAATTTTAGTCCACAAGTTGGTTTCAGTGTTAGAATCGATAGAAAAATTACCTGTATATTTGTATGACACACCTGGATCAGGCTATGGTTTACAG ATTTTGACTAGAAGATTACGCTTTCGATTGGAAAAAGCTTCTGGCGAAAGTGCGTTAATAGATCGATCTGGCCGTAGCTTAAAAATGGAACCATTAAGCACGATACAACAGCtagaaaatcatttattaaaaatggtaGCTAAGCAATGGCACGATCATGATAGATCTACATTTACATTCGTGAAAAAGTTGAAGgaagaaaatagaataatatttaaatatcagcaTGATTTTGATGAGAATGGTTTGCTATATTGGATCGGTACAAATGCTAAAACTTGTCCTGAATGGGTAAACCCAGCTCAATATGGTTTAGTTGTTATCACTTCGAGCGATGGAAGAAACTTACCATATGGCCATCTCGAGGATATACTCAGCCGTGATCCATCGGCATTGAATTGTCACACTAATGATGACAAACGCGCATGGTTCTCCATTGATCTTGGAGTTTGGATAATTCCTAACGCTTATACCTTAAGACACGCGAGAGGATATGGAAGAAGCGCTTTGAGGAATTGGATGTTTCAAGCATCAAAGGACGGTGTTACGTGGATAACATTATATGCGCATGTAGACGATTGTTCTTTAAACGAGCCAGGTAGTACAGCTACCTGGACATTAGAACCACCGAGTGAAGAAACACAAGGCTGGCGGCATTTACGTTTACaacaaattggaaaaaatgcTTCTGGACAAACACATTATCTATCTGTGTCTGGCTTTGAGGTTTATGGAGAAGTTACTGGAGTGTGCGAAGATTTAGGTCGTGCAGCCAAGGAAGCCGAGGCCGGTGTACGGAAACaaagaagatttattaaaacacaaGTCCTCAAACATTTAGTTGCAGGAGTTAGAGTGGCTAGAGGTTTAGATTGGAAGTGGAGGGATCAAGATGGAGTACCACCAG GTGAAGGTACAGTTACAGGAGAATTACACAATGGATGGATAGACGTAACGTGGGATCACGGTGGATCAAATTCTTATAGAATGGGTGCAGAAGGAAAATATGATCTTAGATTAGTCGGCACTAGTCTTGAGACAGATAGTACAATCAAATGCAAAAGTGGAGTTTTAACTGGTCGGAAATCAAATAGCACTCCTAGTTTACCTGATTGCACTGATACCGCTATGCGTAGTTCAGTTGCTTCCACCGATCAAGCCGCAAGTGCAGATAATCTTGCAGCAAAG CAAGCTGCTGAATCAATAGCCGAAAGTGTGTTATCGGTAGCCCGTGCCGAGGCAGTGGTTGCTGTAACTGGTGAGAGTGGAGCAAACTCGACGGGTGAACTTTCAGTTGTATTGCATCCCAGGCCGGATACAGCCGTTACTAGTGATTTAGCTACTATTGTTGAAAGTCTCACTCTTAATACAGATTGTCCGGTTAACAGTACTAGTAATCGGGCATCCAGTTCAAAACCACTTTTTGCTACTATAAGAGGAAACaag gCTAGCGGAGGCTTATTGAGTTTAGAAACTGCTGAGGTTCTAGATCGTATGAGAGAAGGAGCTGACAGATTACGTAACAATACTAATAGTTTTCTGAGCGGTGAACTACTTGGTTTAGTTCCCGTTAGAATCAGCGTTTCTGGCGAATCGGATGAAAACTCATTAAGGATCAAATCTGTACCAAGACATCATCCTACAGGAATTACAGATG TTGCTAAAGACTGTATTACTCGAGAGAAAGAAGCTAGCTCGTCTACACAAAATACAACGGGTAATTGTCCTGTTGTGGTTACCAATCCCATGTCGGTATCTGTGCCTAATCTCGCTTGTTCCGATGCTAACAATACCTTGGAATCAACAGCTGCTACTGGTTTATTGGAGACTTTCGCTGCAATGGCGCGAAGACGAACATTAG GACCTACAGGTGGACAACATCTTGCTTCAAATTCTAGTACGAGTTCTAATCCACGAGGACCAAATTCTGTGTCTAGTCTCGTACGATTGGCGCTCAGTCCAAATTTTCCCGGTGGTTTACTTAGTACGGCGCAAAGTTATCCAAGCTTGACAAGTAGTGGACAAGTAGCTGGTAGCGGTGTCACCACGACAACAGGACCAGGCTTAGGACAAGCGCTTACTATGTCTCTGACTAGTACAAGTAGTGATAGCGAAcag GTCAGTCTTGAAGACTTCTTGGAATCATGTGGAGGTGTAGCAACTTCTAGCGCTGGTGGAGGTCGTACTACCGGCGGACCTACGCTTTTGACTGAATTAGAAGATGACGAAGATGGTGTCctggaggaggaagaagataatgaagaaaatgatcaagag gaagaagatgaagaaaatGAGGAAGAAGGTGATGGTTGTGAAGGTGAATACGAAGAAGTAATGGTAAGTCGCAATCTTTTGGCAGCATTTATGGAAGAAGAAGCACCACAGAGTAGCAAAAGGCGCGCGTGGGATGACGAGTTTGTGTTGAAGCGTCAATTTTCTGCTCTTATTCCTGCTTTTGATCCACGTCCTGGCCGGACAAACATTAATCAG ACAACGGATTTGGAAGTTCCTCCACCTGGCAGTGAAGCGCAAGTCAATAGCCGCATAGGAACATTACCTATGCCTAGGCTTTCCTTGTCTTTGAAAGGACCAGGTTTTCCAGGTATACCGGATATTGAGATACCTCTTTTGGATCCACACGCTAGTATTTTTCAAGCGGTCCAGGAACTAATGCAATTAACTGAATTGGGCAGTCGTCAAGAGAAATTGAAAAGGATATGGGAACCAACTTACAC cataatatataaGGAAGCTAGAGATGAGGAATCATCTGGTAGAGCAACACCGATCGTAACATTATACTCTCGTAACCTTACGCAAAATGCAAACGCGTGTACCATGGAGGATGTCCTGCAGCTTTTGAGACATGTATTTGTTTTGAGCACCAGTCGGGACGACGGTATCTCATTAGAACAGGAAGAATCAAATGACACAACTTATTGGCTTCATCCAGATGACTTTACATccaagaaaattacaaacaaaatCGTGCAACAGATTCAAGATCCGCTAGCTCTAGCTGCTGGAGCATTGCCCAATTGGTGCGAGGAACTCGCACGAAGTTGTCCGTTTTTGTTGCCCTTTGAAACCAGACGACTCTATTTTAGTTGCACTGCCTTCGGTGCTTCACGGTCTATTGTATGGCTACAAACGCAGCGAGATGCAATTCTTGAAAGACAAAGAGCACCAGGTTTAAGCCCACGACGGGACGATAGCCACGAATTTCGTGTTGGCAGACTTAAGCATGAACGAGTCAGTGTACCTAGAGGagagaaattattagattGGGCGGAACAAGTACTGAAG GTACATGCAAGCCGTAAGAGTATACTTGAAGTCGCTTTCGTAGGAGAAGAAGGAACCGGTCTTGGACCTACTTTAGAATTTTTCGCATTAGTTGCAGCGGAATTGCAACGTAAAGATTTAGGTCTTTGGTTATGTGATGATGCTGCCGATGATAATGGCATACAGATCTTGAGCGAAGAACAAATGTGTGTTTCTGAAGAGAAAATTCGGCCTGTGGGATATTACGTGACACGAACAAGTGGTTTATTCCCGGCCCCATTGCCACAAGATTCAGCAGCCTGCGATCGTGCTGTTCGATATTTCTGGTTCCTAGGAGTCTTCTTAGCAAAAGTTCTCCAGGATAATAGATTAGTAGATCTACCGTTATCCCGtccattcttaaaattaatgtgcCGCGGTGATATTTCAAACAATGTCAACGAGAAAATCGGTCTTACTGGCATTACGCAAGACAGTATGTCATCCAGCATGTCTAGTAGCTTTATATCGGAAGAGGGAGAAACAGATGCCGCGTACTCATCATTAGAACCTTGTCCATGGTATGCTGGTTTATTAGACATAGAAGATCTTGCTGAGGTAGATCCTGTAAGGGGAGAATTTCTGAAAGAGATACAAAATGCAATTTCTAAGCGTGATAGAACTTTTTCCGATGGTATAAATTCCACTGACGAAGAATTGTCATTGTACATTACTCATTCATCAGGTACTTCAGTGGCTATTGAGGATTTAACATTAACCATGACATATTCACCAAGTTCGAAAGTTTTTCAACATGATCATGTGGAATTAGTGAAAGGTGGCTCGGATATTGCAGTAACGatagaaaatgcaaaagaatACACTAATCTTACCATCAATTACTGCCTTAATCAGGGAATTTATAGGCAACTCGAAGCATTTAAATCGGGCTTTTCAAAAGTATTTCCGATGGAAAAACTTCACGTTTTTAGTCCAGAGGAAATGCGGGCAATGCTTTGCGGAGAACAGAATCCACAGTGGACGAGAGAAGATTTGCTCAATTATACCGAGCCAAAACTAGGATACACGAAAGAAAG tccTGGCTTCCAAAGATTTGTCAACGTGCTATTATCATTGACTGGTTCGGAAAGAAAAGCATTCTTACAATTTGCTACTGGTTGTTCGGCTCTACCTCCAGGAGgtttatgtaatttacatcCCAGATTAACTGTCGTACGAAAAGTAGATGCTGGTTCTGGTGGTTATCCTTCTGTTAACACCTGTGTTCATTACTTAAAATTACCAGAATATCCTACTGAGGATATTCTGAAAGAAAGACTCTTAGCTGCTACCCGAGAAAGAGGATTTCAtttgaattga